A genomic window from Aurantimicrobium photophilum includes:
- a CDS encoding LCP family protein translates to MSEEKASRQRRIRSARAVIRHGRVAPVKGSRTVLGFIAAGLSVVLVATLSIAGIAFWDITRSANAGVALANDQKIPDIGAIEGGVNFLLVGSDSREGTDANVFDADPGSTLNDVNILLHISADHTNATVVSIPRDLVVRYPECPDADGDGYGGGGWTGPINGSLNEGGLPCVVLTVEELTGLSIPFAAMIQFNGVIEMANAVGGVEVCVAEPIEDEYTQTFLDAGMHTLSGLQALQFLRTRHGVGDGSDLGRISNQQVFLSSLVRKLKSAQTLTNPVALFGLAKAAISNMTLSNSLNSLDTMVSIAMALKDIPLENIVFVQYPGSTGGAGVYAGKVQPNQAEADALFAAILADQPIGLSGTTGNGSVADPEAEAKAAAAAEAAAKAAAKAAKASPTPSASSSSSATAAPATTPAPEVAVLPETVNGQTAGQYTCSAGRTLNEQ, encoded by the coding sequence ATGAGCGAAGAGAAGGCTTCACGCCAACGCCGCATTCGCTCTGCTCGTGCTGTCATTCGTCACGGTCGAGTTGCACCCGTCAAGGGATCGCGCACCGTTCTCGGTTTCATCGCTGCAGGACTTTCCGTCGTGCTCGTTGCGACCCTGTCCATCGCGGGTATTGCTTTCTGGGACATCACCCGCAGCGCAAATGCAGGTGTTGCCCTGGCAAACGATCAGAAAATCCCCGACATTGGTGCCATCGAAGGTGGCGTGAACTTCCTGCTGGTAGGTAGCGACTCTCGTGAAGGCACCGACGCCAACGTCTTCGATGCTGACCCCGGCAGCACCCTCAACGACGTCAACATTCTTCTTCACATCTCTGCAGACCACACCAATGCAACCGTGGTCTCGATTCCTCGTGACTTGGTTGTGCGCTACCCCGAGTGCCCCGACGCTGATGGCGACGGCTATGGCGGCGGTGGCTGGACTGGTCCCATTAACGGCTCACTCAACGAAGGCGGACTTCCTTGTGTTGTTCTCACCGTTGAAGAGCTCACCGGCCTGAGCATTCCGTTCGCTGCCATGATTCAGTTCAATGGCGTGATCGAAATGGCTAACGCAGTTGGCGGTGTCGAAGTCTGTGTTGCTGAGCCCATCGAAGACGAATACACACAAACCTTCCTCGACGCTGGAATGCACACCCTGTCCGGCCTCCAAGCTCTTCAGTTCCTCCGCACACGCCACGGCGTCGGTGACGGTAGCGACCTCGGCCGCATCAGCAACCAGCAGGTTTTCTTGTCTTCACTCGTGCGCAAGCTCAAGAGTGCACAGACGCTGACCAACCCTGTTGCTCTTTTCGGTCTGGCTAAAGCAGCCATCTCGAACATGACGTTGTCGAACAGCTTGAACAGCCTTGACACCATGGTGTCGATTGCGATGGCTCTCAAGGACATCCCACTCGAGAACATTGTCTTTGTTCAATACCCTGGCTCAACCGGGGGTGCAGGGGTGTATGCCGGCAAGGTTCAACCGAACCAGGCAGAAGCTGACGCGCTTTTCGCAGCCATCCTTGCCGACCAGCCTATTGGCCTCAGTGGAACAACCGGTAATGGTTCTGTAGCTGACCCCGAAGCAGAAGCAAAGGCAGCTGCTGCAGCAGAAGCAGCAGCTAAAGCTGCTGCAAAAGCAGCCAAGGCTTCACCAACTCCTTCCGCCTCATCTTCGTCGAGCGCGACAGCAGCACCAGCTACCACTCCTGCACCTGAGGTTGCCGTCCTTCCCGAGACCGTCAATGGTCAAACAGCAGGTCAATACACCTGCTCTGCCGGCCGCACGCTCAACGAGCAATAA
- a CDS encoding DEAD/DEAH box helicase, which produces MPKNKKPAGGRPAKNFEPRYGAKKTGGPSAGSRSPGHRGFRAEPAEAPRKNRWNSEDRDARRSAPAGERPAYGDRAPRGDRSERPAYNRGERSERPSYGDRTERPRYERSERPAYGDRAPRGDRPSYGDRNERPAYNRGERSERPAFNRGGDRPAYGDRTERPRYDRDAPRGERPSYGDRAPRGDRNERPAYNRGERSERPSYGERSERPRFDRDARGGDRPSYGDRNERPAYNRGERSERPSYGDRNDRPARNFGGDRPRYNKDEAPRRSASDFYPAKDEKARFTPEEDVVLERLEAQATTAADVDGVSFADLGLGDNICRQLASMGAASPFAIQAATIPDVLAGKDVLGRGKTGSGKTIAFGSPVVERLMENNGGKDRKQGRAPRALIMAPTRELAMQIDRTVQPIARSVGLFTTTIFGGVPQHKQVMSLRRGVDIIIATPGRLEDLVEQGHIDLSHITITVLDEADHMCDLGFLEPVQRILRATKADGQRLLFSATLDKGVAAIVKEFLKDPAVHEVAGEDQASSTIDHRVLVVEHRDKPFVIEQLASREGKTLIFARTRAYAEQLADQLEDAGIPATSLHGDLNQSRRTRNLQLLTSGRVNVLVATDVAARGIHVDDIDLVIQADAPDEYKTYMHRSGRTGRAGKQGTVVTIIPRTRQRRMNELLGRAEISAEMIPAQPGDELLDQLASSAV; this is translated from the coding sequence ATGCCTAAGAACAAGAAACCTGCCGGCGGTCGCCCGGCAAAGAACTTCGAACCCCGCTACGGCGCCAAGAAGACCGGCGGTCCTTCCGCTGGTTCTCGCAGCCCAGGACACCGCGGCTTCCGCGCAGAACCTGCAGAGGCTCCTCGCAAGAACCGCTGGAACAGCGAAGACCGCGACGCACGTCGCAGTGCCCCCGCTGGCGAGCGTCCCGCTTACGGCGACCGCGCACCTCGTGGTGACCGTAGCGAGCGCCCTGCTTACAACCGTGGTGAGCGCTCCGAACGCCCATCGTATGGAGACCGCACGGAGCGTCCTCGTTACGAGCGTTCTGAGCGTCCCGCATACGGAGACCGTGCTCCACGTGGAGACCGTCCTTCCTACGGTGACCGTAACGAGCGCCCCGCGTATAACCGCGGTGAGCGTTCTGAGCGTCCCGCATTCAACCGTGGTGGGGATCGCCCAGCATACGGTGACCGCACTGAGCGTCCTCGCTACGACCGCGATGCACCACGTGGCGAGCGCCCCTCCTACGGAGATCGTGCTCCTCGCGGTGACCGTAATGAACGTCCTGCTTACAACCGTGGAGAGCGTTCCGAACGTCCTTCCTACGGTGAGCGTTCTGAGCGTCCTCGCTTTGACCGCGATGCACGTGGCGGCGACCGTCCCTCGTATGGTGACCGTAACGAACGTCCTGCATATAACCGAGGAGAGCGTTCTGAGCGCCCTTCCTATGGAGACCGCAACGACCGTCCCGCACGTAACTTTGGCGGAGACCGTCCTCGTTACAACAAGGACGAAGCCCCTCGTCGTTCAGCATCTGACTTCTACCCTGCAAAGGACGAGAAGGCACGCTTCACTCCTGAGGAGGATGTCGTACTTGAGCGCCTCGAAGCACAGGCAACCACTGCTGCAGATGTTGATGGCGTGAGCTTTGCTGACCTCGGTCTTGGTGACAACATTTGCCGCCAGCTGGCATCGATGGGTGCAGCGTCACCGTTCGCCATCCAGGCTGCAACCATTCCTGACGTTCTTGCCGGCAAGGATGTTCTCGGCCGCGGAAAGACCGGATCGGGCAAGACCATTGCCTTCGGTTCACCTGTTGTTGAGCGCCTGATGGAGAACAACGGTGGCAAGGACCGCAAGCAGGGACGTGCACCTCGTGCTCTGATTATGGCTCCCACCCGTGAGCTCGCTATGCAGATTGATCGCACAGTGCAGCCCATCGCTCGCTCGGTTGGTCTCTTCACCACCACCATCTTCGGTGGTGTTCCTCAGCACAAGCAGGTGATGAGCCTGCGCCGTGGCGTGGACATCATCATTGCGACCCCCGGTCGTCTGGAAGACCTCGTTGAGCAGGGTCACATCGACCTTTCTCACATCACCATCACGGTGCTGGATGAGGCTGACCACATGTGCGACTTGGGCTTCCTCGAGCCAGTGCAGCGCATCCTGCGTGCCACCAAGGCTGATGGACAGCGTCTGCTGTTCTCGGCAACCTTGGACAAGGGTGTTGCCGCTATCGTGAAGGAATTCCTCAAGGATCCTGCAGTGCACGAAGTTGCCGGTGAAGACCAGGCGTCTTCCACCATTGACCACCGTGTCTTGGTTGTAGAGCACCGCGACAAGCCTTTCGTCATCGAGCAGCTTGCTTCTCGTGAAGGAAAGACTCTGATCTTTGCTCGCACACGCGCCTATGCAGAGCAGCTTGCTGACCAGCTCGAGGATGCAGGAATTCCTGCAACCAGCCTGCACGGTGACCTCAACCAGTCACGTCGTACTCGTAACCTGCAGCTGCTCACCAGTGGTCGCGTGAACGTGCTCGTGGCAACAGACGTTGCTGCTCGCGGTATTCACGTCGACGACATTGACCTGGTCATCCAGGCTGATGCACCAGATGAGTACAAGACCTACATGCACCGCTCCGGTCGTACCGGTCGTGCGGGAAAGCAGGGAACGGTGGTCACCATCATTCCTCGCACCCGCCAGCGTCGTATGAACGAACTCTTGGGCCGCGCAGAAATCTCTGCAGAGATGATTCCTGCTCAGCCAGGTGACGAGCTGCTCGACCAGCTCGCGTCATCGGCTGTCTAA
- a CDS encoding EamA family transporter, producing MLTVLFGLSGALVFGSGDFLGGMASKRMGAFLATGVAGVVGLFVLFGLNLFVPGEVTPETVFWGLISGVCGSLAILLLYAALAIGPMSILSPLGALISAIFPVLWAIFIAGETLAWFGYLALGIGAIAIVFVAFTPEKEAVKPRLRGIIFASVSGILIGLFLIVMDQVPQGAGVYPLVFNRFVNITIMFSAVGGMALIRWAHKRGYFGRDGKPRADLVVGDKGVLDYKNGILLALGCGILDATGNALLLFGIQTGNLSVMSVLTAMYPAGTIILAAVVLREKITKLQLLGMVLALAAAGMLALS from the coding sequence ATGCTCACCGTCCTCTTTGGCCTCTCTGGCGCCCTTGTCTTTGGTAGCGGCGACTTCCTGGGCGGAATGGCCTCAAAGCGCATGGGCGCATTCCTCGCAACAGGTGTTGCTGGTGTGGTGGGCTTATTTGTCTTGTTTGGCCTGAACCTGTTTGTTCCTGGTGAAGTCACCCCAGAAACAGTGTTCTGGGGACTTATTTCAGGCGTCTGTGGCTCTCTTGCCATCTTGTTGCTGTATGCAGCACTGGCCATTGGCCCGATGAGTATTCTCTCTCCGCTCGGCGCCCTCATCTCAGCGATCTTCCCCGTGCTGTGGGCAATCTTTATTGCGGGCGAAACCTTGGCATGGTTTGGCTATCTTGCTCTTGGAATTGGCGCCATTGCCATTGTGTTCGTGGCATTCACTCCAGAAAAAGAAGCCGTCAAGCCACGTCTGCGCGGAATCATCTTTGCGTCAGTTTCGGGCATCTTGATTGGCCTCTTCCTCATCGTGATGGATCAGGTTCCGCAAGGAGCCGGTGTCTACCCGCTCGTATTCAACCGCTTCGTCAATATCACCATCATGTTCAGTGCCGTCGGCGGCATGGCTTTGATTCGCTGGGCACACAAACGTGGCTACTTTGGCCGCGACGGTAAGCCACGAGCTGATCTGGTTGTGGGCGACAAAGGTGTTCTTGATTACAAGAACGGCATCCTGCTGGCGCTGGGCTGTGGAATCCTCGATGCGACCGGAAATGCCCTGCTTCTCTTTGGTATCCAGACAGGAAACCTCAGCGTGATGTCTGTTCTCACCGCGATGTATCCGGCAGGAACCATCATCTTGGCTGCTGTGGTACTTCGCGAGAAGATCACCAAGCTCCAACTCTTGGGTATGGTCCTGGCATTAGCTGCTGCAGGCATGCTGGCTCTGAGCTAG
- a CDS encoding acyl-CoA dehydrogenase produces MSVIDKMETENESATVDRQFLERFLLGKWADIRLASRELAGRPEMQGIPGLTKDEHRARVLEQLKLLVQNGQVNLSFPVEFGGKADHGGNLAAFQELVVADPSMQIKSGVQWGLFAAAILHLGTKPHHELWLPSAITLETPGVYAMTETGHGSDVSSIATTATYDEETQDWVINTPFRGAWKDYLGNAALHGKAAVVFAQLITKGVNHGVHAFYVPLRDHDGNFFPGIGGEDDGLKGGLNGIDNGRLHFSNVRVPRTNLLNRYGDVAEDGTYTSPIASPGRRFFTMLGTLVQGRVSLDGAAVNASKLALQIAVTYGNERRQFGQAGQSETVLMDYQRHQRRLIPLIATTYAQAFSQEVLLEKFDSVFSGADDTDDNRQDLETLAAALKPLSTWHALNTLQEAREACGGQGFLAENRLTALRADMDIYVTFEGDNNVLLQLVAKRLLTDYSRKFKDADTGTLARLMMEQVTERAVTGSGLRRLGQNVHDRGSTARAVNELRDPEVQRDLLTDRVETIIAEIALDLRDAKKSGTEAEVFNQKQSQLIEAASAHGHLLQWEAFTDALSRIEDEGTKQVLTWVRDLFGLHTIEKNLSWYLIKGRLSAQRAEAVTAYVDRLITRLRTHAQDLVDSFGYGPEHLRAEIATGIEGIRQEEARHHYEKLAASGTAPVPEKH; encoded by the coding sequence ATGTCAGTCATCGACAAAATGGAGACAGAAAACGAGTCAGCAACCGTTGACCGTCAGTTTCTGGAACGCTTTTTGCTCGGTAAATGGGCAGATATCCGCCTCGCTTCGCGTGAACTAGCCGGACGCCCTGAGATGCAGGGCATTCCCGGTCTTACCAAGGACGAACACCGCGCACGCGTTCTGGAACAGCTCAAACTGCTGGTGCAAAACGGACAGGTCAATCTCTCCTTCCCTGTTGAGTTTGGTGGCAAAGCAGATCACGGTGGAAATCTCGCCGCTTTCCAGGAACTGGTAGTTGCTGATCCCTCTATGCAGATCAAGTCAGGTGTGCAGTGGGGACTCTTCGCTGCAGCAATCCTGCACTTAGGCACCAAGCCACACCACGAACTCTGGTTGCCTTCGGCCATCACTCTCGAAACCCCCGGCGTCTATGCCATGACCGAAACCGGTCACGGCTCGGACGTGTCCTCGATTGCCACCACGGCAACTTATGACGAAGAAACTCAGGACTGGGTAATCAATACACCGTTCCGCGGCGCATGGAAGGACTACCTCGGCAACGCGGCCCTGCACGGCAAAGCAGCCGTTGTCTTTGCCCAGCTCATTACCAAGGGCGTGAACCACGGCGTTCACGCGTTCTATGTTCCGCTGCGCGACCACGACGGTAACTTCTTCCCCGGTATTGGCGGCGAAGACGATGGTCTCAAGGGTGGTTTGAACGGCATCGATAATGGTCGTCTGCACTTCTCCAATGTTCGGGTTCCCCGAACCAATCTGCTCAACCGTTACGGCGATGTTGCTGAAGACGGAACCTACACCTCTCCCATCGCCAGCCCCGGTCGACGCTTCTTCACGATGTTGGGAACGCTGGTGCAAGGCCGCGTCTCCCTGGATGGGGCTGCGGTCAATGCCTCCAAGCTCGCACTGCAGATTGCGGTGACCTATGGCAATGAACGCCGCCAGTTCGGACAGGCCGGACAGTCTGAAACAGTTCTGATGGACTATCAGCGTCACCAGCGCCGACTGATTCCGCTCATTGCCACGACTTATGCTCAGGCCTTCTCTCAAGAAGTCCTTCTCGAGAAGTTTGATTCCGTCTTCAGTGGCGCTGATGACACTGATGACAACCGTCAAGATCTTGAAACCCTGGCCGCAGCGCTCAAACCATTGTCGACCTGGCATGCTCTGAACACCTTGCAGGAAGCACGCGAAGCATGTGGAGGTCAGGGTTTCCTGGCAGAGAATAGATTGACAGCACTTCGTGCTGACATGGACATCTATGTCACCTTCGAAGGAGACAACAATGTCCTCTTACAGCTCGTAGCCAAACGTCTACTCACCGACTACAGCCGCAAGTTCAAGGATGCAGACACCGGAACGCTTGCCCGCCTCATGATGGAGCAGGTTACCGAGCGAGCTGTGACCGGCTCAGGTTTGCGCCGCCTCGGCCAGAACGTGCACGACCGCGGATCAACAGCACGCGCTGTCAATGAACTGCGTGATCCTGAGGTGCAGCGCGATCTACTCACCGATCGCGTCGAAACCATCATCGCGGAAATCGCTCTCGATCTGCGTGACGCTAAAAAGTCCGGAACTGAAGCAGAGGTCTTCAACCAGAAGCAGAGCCAACTCATCGAGGCAGCATCTGCTCACGGACACTTATTGCAGTGGGAAGCCTTCACTGACGCCCTCTCCCGCATCGAAGACGAAGGGACCAAACAGGTGCTGACCTGGGTCCGCGACCTCTTCGGACTTCACACCATTGAGAAGAACCTGTCGTGGTATCTGATTAAGGGACGCCTCTCAGCACAGCGTGCTGAGGCGGTGACCGCCTATGTTGATCGGTTGATTACGCGTTTGCGCACACACGCTCAGGACCTCGTTGACTCTTTTGGTTATGGACCCGAGCACCTGCGCGCAGAGATTGCCACTGGCATCGAGGGCATTCGCCAAGAAGAAGCACGTCACCACTACGAGAAGCTCGCAGCCAGCGGCACCGCACCCGTTCCCGAAAAACATTAG
- a CDS encoding DHA2 family efflux MFS transporter permease subunit, with translation MTSPRTRWFGLLFISLSVSLIIVDSTIINVSIPSIIEDLGITSTQVQWVQESYTLVFAALILVFGALSDRFGRRRLLIIGMTIFVISSVIAGFSEDGNLLIAARVLQGFGGAMVLPTTLSLVNANFQGKERGIAFAVWGSTIGGMVAVGPLLGGWLTTDYSWRWAFGINIPIGIIIIIGALLTVPESKEDLNTGRIDWMGAVYSVIAMSTLVFGLIEGRTYGWWEVNKPFTVGDWTWPGKVSIIPVMFLVFVLATTLFITHGAARLKKGKPALIAFKLFGIASFRNGNIAAMVIALGEFGIILSLPLWLQFVIGYDALQTGFVLLGLAGGAFVASGLAGGLSGKVSPVDMVRLGILLEIVGVAGVGFAISPTATWINVVPWLFVYGMGVGLATAQLTNVVLKDVPVQESGQASGTQSTARQLGSALGIAVLGTILFTSVQVELTQKLTDEKLPAAQVTQVVDSVVDSAGGAIIGLEQNPETQPIATAAKVAISDGTRYGAFAAAGFLGLGFLATLSLGATRKVEVEKIHEGGDAHVI, from the coding sequence ATGACTTCTCCACGCACACGCTGGTTCGGCCTGCTGTTTATCAGCCTTTCTGTCTCCCTCATCATCGTCGACTCGACCATTATCAATGTGTCGATTCCTTCAATCATTGAAGACCTCGGAATCACCAGCACCCAGGTGCAGTGGGTCCAGGAGTCTTACACTCTCGTCTTTGCTGCACTGATCTTGGTATTCGGTGCACTGTCTGACCGCTTCGGCCGTCGCCGCCTGCTCATTATCGGTATGACGATCTTCGTTATCTCCTCGGTGATTGCTGGATTCTCCGAAGATGGCAACCTGCTCATCGCAGCACGTGTGCTCCAGGGCTTCGGTGGCGCGATGGTTCTGCCCACCACCTTGTCTCTCGTGAACGCCAACTTCCAGGGCAAAGAGCGCGGTATCGCATTCGCAGTCTGGGGTTCCACCATTGGTGGAATGGTGGCCGTTGGCCCCCTTCTCGGTGGCTGGCTCACCACGGACTACTCATGGCGCTGGGCTTTCGGAATCAACATCCCTATCGGCATCATCATCATCATTGGTGCGTTGCTCACCGTTCCTGAATCCAAGGAAGACTTAAACACTGGACGCATCGACTGGATGGGCGCGGTTTACTCAGTCATCGCCATGTCGACCCTGGTCTTCGGTCTCATCGAAGGTCGCACCTACGGCTGGTGGGAAGTCAACAAGCCCTTCACCGTTGGTGATTGGACCTGGCCTGGCAAGGTTTCCATCATTCCTGTGATGTTCTTGGTCTTTGTACTTGCAACGACACTATTCATTACCCACGGTGCTGCTCGCCTGAAGAAGGGCAAACCAGCTCTCATCGCCTTCAAACTGTTCGGCATTGCCTCTTTCCGCAACGGAAACATCGCAGCGATGGTCATTGCGTTGGGTGAATTCGGCATCATCTTGTCTCTGCCACTATGGCTGCAGTTCGTTATCGGTTATGACGCTCTCCAGACCGGTTTCGTTCTGCTGGGCCTCGCAGGTGGAGCATTCGTAGCTTCCGGTCTTGCCGGTGGACTCTCTGGCAAGGTCTCTCCTGTTGACATGGTTCGCCTCGGTATCTTGCTTGAAATTGTCGGTGTTGCCGGTGTTGGTTTTGCCATCAGCCCCACAGCAACCTGGATCAACGTTGTTCCATGGCTCTTCGTCTACGGAATGGGTGTGGGGTTGGCGACTGCGCAGCTGACCAACGTCGTTCTCAAGGATGTTCCTGTTCAGGAATCTGGTCAGGCTTCAGGAACGCAGAGCACTGCTCGCCAGCTTGGCTCGGCGCTCGGTATTGCTGTGCTGGGAACAATCTTGTTCACCTCCGTCCAGGTTGAGCTCACTCAAAAACTTACCGATGAGAAGCTTCCTGCAGCTCAGGTCACTCAAGTTGTTGACTCTGTCGTTGACAGTGCTGGTGGAGCGATTATCGGCCTCGAGCAAAACCCTGAGACGCAGCCCATCGCAACGGCGGCAAAGGTCGCCATCTCTGATGGAACTCGCTATGGTGCATTTGCTGCAGCAGGATTCCTGGGACTGGGCTTCCTCGCCACCCTTTCACTCGGAGCAACCCGCAAGGTTGAAGTGGAGAAGATTCACGAAGGTGGAGACGCTCACGTCATCTAG
- a CDS encoding DUF5652 family protein, producing the protein MNTDQGLLAEQPGVFALLALLFLWSYVWKAFALYRAGSLKSVPWFVVLFILNTAGILEILYLFVFSKRKKD; encoded by the coding sequence ATGAACACTGATCAAGGCCTTCTCGCTGAACAGCCCGGAGTATTCGCCCTACTTGCTTTGCTGTTTCTATGGAGCTACGTGTGGAAAGCTTTTGCCCTTTACCGCGCTGGCTCACTTAAGTCGGTGCCCTGGTTCGTGGTGCTGTTTATTCTCAACACCGCAGGAATCCTCGAGATCCTTTACCTCTTCGTTTTCAGCAAGCGCAAGAAGGACTAG
- a CDS encoding Pr6Pr family membrane protein, with amino-acid sequence MAFAVGGYLAWTTVRDTRLFTIVRVSVFSYAIVTGVVYNVLLRNIPSEGYEPPAWCNESTHVWVPVVIVLEWLFSSGRISLRIRAMWWALLYPLAWVAFTVIRGMITGWWPYPFLEPDGPNGVGGVVAYILGIATFMAINAFIALIIARTWAKLRKQPLHP; translated from the coding sequence GTGGCGTTTGCAGTGGGTGGCTATCTCGCCTGGACCACGGTGAGAGACACCAGGTTGTTCACCATCGTTAGGGTTTCGGTCTTTTCCTATGCGATTGTGACCGGCGTTGTCTATAACGTGTTGCTGAGGAACATCCCTTCCGAAGGCTATGAACCACCTGCCTGGTGCAATGAAAGTACCCATGTGTGGGTTCCTGTTGTCATCGTGCTGGAGTGGCTGTTTTCCTCCGGCCGCATTTCTTTACGTATCCGAGCAATGTGGTGGGCTTTGCTCTATCCCCTGGCGTGGGTGGCGTTCACCGTCATTCGCGGAATGATCACCGGATGGTGGCCTTACCCCTTCCTCGAGCCAGATGGACCTAACGGAGTAGGTGGCGTCGTTGCCTACATTCTGGGTATCGCCACCTTTATGGCCATCAACGCTTTTATTGCACTGATCATCGCCCGCACGTGGGCAAAGCTGCGCAAGCAACCCCTGCATCCCTAA